A stretch of Gorilla gorilla gorilla isolate KB3781 chromosome 9, NHGRI_mGorGor1-v2.1_pri, whole genome shotgun sequence DNA encodes these proteins:
- the SMTNL1 gene encoding smoothelin-like protein 1, with product MEQKEGKPSEDGTTISPAADNPEMSGGGAPAEETKGTAGKAINEGPPTESGKQEKAPAEDGMSAELQGEANGLDEVKVESQREAGGKEDAEAELKKEDGEKEETTVASQEMTGRKEETKSEPKEAEEKESTLASEKQKAEEKEAKPESGQKDDANDRDKPEPKATVEEEEAKTASQEETGQRKECSTEPKEKATDEEAKAESQKAVVEDEAKAEPKEPDGKEEAKHGAKEEADAKEEAEEAEEAEPGSPSEEQEQDVEKEPEGGAGVIPSSPEEWPESPTGEGHNLSTDGLGPDSVASGQTSPSASESSPSDVPQSPPESPPSGEKKEKAPERRVSAPARPRGPRAQNRKAIVDKFGGAASGPTALFRNTKAAGAAIGGVKNMLLEWCRAMTKKYEHVDIQNFSSSWSSGMAFCALIHKFFPDAFDYAELDPAKRRHNFTLAFSTAEKLADCAQLLDVDDMVRLAVPDSKCVYTYIQELYRSLVQKGLVKTKKK from the exons ATGGAGCAGAAGGAAGGGAAGCCCTCTGAGGATGGGACCACCATCTCCCCAGCTGCGGACAACCCTGAGATGTCAGGAGGTGGAGCCCCTGCAGAGGAGACCAAAGGCACAGCTGGAAAGGCCATCAATGAGGGGCCTCCCACTGAGTCAGGAAAGCAGGAAAAGGCACCAGCCGAGGATGGCATGTCAGCGGAACTCCAGGGGGAAGCAAATGGATTAGATGAGGTCAAAGTGGAATCTCAGAGGGAGGCTGGTGGGAAAGAGGATGCTGAGGCTGAACTTAAAAAGGAGGATGGTGAGAAGGAAGAGACCACTGTAGCTTCTCAGGAGATGACTGGCAGGAAAGAAGAGACCAAATCTGAACCCAAAGAAGCTGAGGAAAAGGAGAGCACACTGGCCTCTGAGAAGCAGAAGGCTGAGGAGAAAGAGGCCAAACCTGAATCTGGGCAGAAAGACGATGCCAATGACAGAGACAAGCCTGAACCTAAGGCAACagttgaggaggaggaggccaaGACAGCCTCTCAGGAGGAGACAGGCCAGAGGAAAGAGTGCAGCACTGAACCCAAGGAGAAGGCTACTGATGAAGAGGCCAAGGCTGAATCGCAGAAGGCTGTTGTGGAGGATGAGGCTAAGGCTGAACCCAAGGAGCCCGATGGGAAAGAGGAGGCCAAACATGGTGCAAAAGAGGAGGCTGATGCAAaagaggaggcggaggaggcagaggaggca GAGCCAGGCAGTCCCAGCGAAGAGCAGGAGCAGGACGTGGAAAAAGagccagagggaggggcaggggtgATTCCCAGCTCCCCAGAGGAGTGGCCTGAGAGCCCCACTGGGGAGGGGCACAACCTCAGCACAG ATGGGCTGGGTCCAGACTCTGTAGCTTCCGGACAGACCAGTCCTTCAGCCAG TGAGTCTTCACCCAGCGACGTGCCCCAGAGTCCCCCTGAGTCCCCTCCCTCaggggagaagaaggagaaggcacCAGAGCGCAGGGTATCAGCCCCCGCTCGGCCCCGGGGGCCCCGGGCACAGAACCGCAAAGCCATCGTGGACAAATTTGGCGG GGCAGCTTCCGGCCCCACGGCCTTGTTCCGGAACACTAAGGCAGCCGGGGCAGCCATTGGTGGTGTCAAGAACATGCTCTTGGAGTGGTGCCGAGCCATGACAAAAAAATATGAG CACGTGGACATCCAGAACTTCTCCTCCAGCTGGAGCAGTGGTATGGCCTTCTGTGCCCTCATCCACAAGTTCTTCCCTGACGCCTTTGACTACGCAGAGCTGGATCCCGCAAAGCGCCGGCACAACTTCACCCTGGCCTTCTCCACAGCAGA GAAACTGGCTGACTGTGCTCAGCTGCTGGACGTGGATGACATGGTGCGGTTGGCTGTGCCCGACTCCAAGTGCGTCTACACATACATCCAGGAACTGTACCGCAGCCTCGTGCAGAAAGGACTGGTGAAGACCAAGAAGAAGTGA